Proteins encoded in a region of the Raphanus sativus cultivar WK10039 chromosome 8, ASM80110v3, whole genome shotgun sequence genome:
- the LOC130498437 gene encoding probable disease resistance protein RPP1, with translation MDYGFLYMAATLFCTILSRLIYAYRKSKSNHIFLSFCRKDVFPGVFLSRELRKKRIVPFTDNDIERSKSMKAIRRSRISLVLLSDNYASSTLYLKELVEIIKCREELGQTVVSVFYHVDPTDVKNQTGEFGKVFLTTCDGKTKEEIRRWKHALREVAQIVGYHSENWETEEEMFRDIANDISNKLNDSKPSSNIGRLAWMGDHVKEMKELLRLDLGEARVIGVSGLPGSGKTVIANYITQCLSHQFQLSTLIDIKGGYPRTFHDELELQNQLFSQLINQKDIIGESSHPGVAQERFKDKKVLVVLDDVDQLGVRQLQVLAREVWGFGPGSRIILTSQDRALLEAHGIKHIYKVGFPESDEPLRIFCMYAFRQKSPYFAFRKLAQLITTLSGELPAGLRFLGSYFRGKPKHTWQKELPKLMTSVDGGLGSIIKFTYDALSGEDKKLAHHYISSFRDVELTQRMEEFLRKSLSEVRPKLTITNQDEKGNVNTSERPSKGTSSNGLLHTVYIYCADTLQYSFASHLSVDFHRKGIEASVNCNETLDVIEGASAFVVVLSKNYLSSPSFLDKLVRVLHYRRKNEKLVIPVFYRISPSDVAAALQGTIALQVKSRI, from the exons ATGGATTATGGTTTCCTCTATATGGCTGCTACTCTATTCTGCACGATTTTGAGTCGTCTGATTTATGCTTATAGAAAATCCAAATCCAACCATATCTTCCTAAGCTTCTGCAGGAAAGATGTCTTTCCGGGCGTCTTTCTCAGCAGGGAGCTCAGGAAGAAAAGAATCGTCCCGTTCACTGACAATGATATAGAGAGGAGTAAGTCCATGAAAGCTATCAGGAGATCAAGGATTTCGCTTGTCTTGCTCTCAGACAACTATGCTTCTTCGACACTGTACTTGAAAGAGCTGGTGGAGATCATCAAGTGCAGAGAAGAGTTGGGACAAACGGTGGTTTCTGTTTTCTATCACGTGGATCCGACGGATGTGAAGAATCAGACTGGTGAATTTGGGAAGGTCTTTTTAACAACTTGTGATGGAAAAACGAAGGAGGAGATCAGAAGATGGAAACATGCTTTGAGGGAAGTGGCCCAAATCGTAGGTTACCATTCAGAAAACTG GGAGACTGAAGAAGAGATGTTTAGAGATATTGCCAATGATATATCAAACAAGTTGAATGATTCCAAACCATCCAGTAATATCGGGAGACTAGCCTGGATGGGAGATCATGTAAAAGAGATGAAAGAGTTGTTACGCCTGGACTTAGGTGAAGCGAGGGTCATAGGAGTTAGTGGTCTTCCTGGGAGTGGTAAGACCGTCATCGCCAATTATATAACCCAATGTCTTTCTCATCAGTTCCAGTTAAGCACATTGATTGACATCAAAGGAGGCTATCCAAGAACTTTCCACGATGAATTGGAGTTGCAGAACCAATTGTTTTCTCAACTAATCAACCAAAAGGATATTATTGGTGAGAGTTCACATCCGGGAGTTGCACAGGAAAGGTTTAAAGACAAGAAAGTGTTAGTCGTTCTTGATGACGTGGATCAGTTGGGAGTAAGACAGTTACAAGTCTTGGCGAGAGAAGTGTGGGGGTTTGGTCCAGGAAGTCGGATTATCTTAACATCACAAGATCGAGCGCTTTTAGAGGCACACGGGATCAAACATATTTACAAAGTGGGATTTCCAGAATCTGATGAACCTCTTCGAATCTTCTGCATGTATGCTTTTCGTCAAAAGTCCCCATATTTTGCTTTTAGGAAGCTTGCTCAGCTAATTACAACACTTTCTGGTGAACTACCTGCGGGGCTAAGGTTTTTGGGCTCTTATTTTCGAGGAAAGCCCAAGCATACGTGGCAAAAAGAACTACCAAAGTTAATGACTAGCGTTGACGGAGGGTTGGGGAGCATTATAAAGTTTACTTACGATGCTTTATCTGGTGAAGATAAAAAACTAGCTCACCATTACATATCCTCTTTCCGCGATGTTGAATTGACTCAGAGAATGGAAGAGTTTTTAAGAAAGAGCCTCTCGGAAGTGAGGCCAAAGCTTACCATTACGAATCAAGATGAGAAG GGAAATGTTAATACAAGTGAAAGACCTTCCAAAGGAACATCTTCGAATGGATTACTTCACACCGTCTACATCTACTGCGCAGATACATTACAGTACTCTTTTGCCAGCCACCTCTCTGTGGATTTCCACCGGAAAGGCATTGAGGCATCCGTAAATTGCAATGAGACTCTGGATGTCATAGAGGGAGCTAGCGCTTTTGTGGTGGTTTTATCTAAGAATTACTTGTCCTCCCCCTCATTCCTGGACAAGCTCGTGAGGGTTCTTCATTACCGAAGGAAAAACGAAAAGCTGGTGATCCCAGTGTTCTATCGTATTAGTCCATCCGATGTGGCAGCTGCACTGCAAGGGACTATCGCGCTCCAAGTGAAAAGTAgaatataa